Proteins co-encoded in one Christiangramia fulva genomic window:
- a CDS encoding RagB/SusD family nutrient uptake outer membrane protein produces the protein MKKIKNIILLFAIAIGLSSCADNFIETEPTTAVSPEALITDIPSARGAVNGLYDRLQQTYVTGGYNAFLTGLFADELSHVGSFPSLAEFASNDIDLNNIENTRYWTDHFETINAANIIIDKLQEVDIDSEVSAELTAQAKAVRAFMYYRLVKVYGGVPLALTGNLSATDIDKNPLARSSESEVYDQIMQDLSDALADIRPSGSLYFFNENSVRVLKALVEMELEKYPEAEATLAPVIGEYTLANSYADLFGGNANTQEGIFAINFADFDGNSYAFYYLESGGRYEVAPSGDLLAAFEEGDNRTSQIIGEDPQIFKFKDPGSGSDDVYIFRYSHVLLMQAELLARKGDATASDYINMVRNRAGLGDVNLDSSNFIDLIAHERFVEFYGEDTDRLFTLTRLGIADEEISSKDNNTFIPERNNLWPIPQQEIERNSAISIEDQNPGY, from the coding sequence ATGAAAAAAATAAAAAATATTATTTTACTCTTTGCAATAGCTATAGGTCTTAGCTCATGTGCAGATAATTTTATAGAAACTGAACCTACTACGGCTGTAAGCCCGGAAGCTCTTATTACTGATATTCCTTCAGCGCGAGGTGCTGTAAATGGCTTGTATGACCGTTTACAGCAAACTTATGTGACCGGTGGTTATAATGCCTTTTTGACAGGGCTTTTCGCAGATGAACTTTCTCATGTCGGATCATTTCCTTCATTAGCAGAATTTGCAAGTAATGATATAGATTTGAATAATATTGAAAATACTAGATATTGGACAGACCATTTTGAAACTATCAATGCAGCAAATATAATTATTGATAAATTGCAAGAAGTCGATATTGACAGTGAGGTTTCGGCAGAATTAACTGCACAGGCAAAAGCTGTGAGAGCTTTTATGTACTATAGACTAGTAAAAGTGTACGGTGGAGTTCCATTAGCTTTGACAGGAAATCTTTCTGCAACAGATATTGACAAAAATCCACTTGCTAGATCCTCAGAATCTGAGGTGTACGACCAAATTATGCAGGACCTTAGTGATGCATTGGCAGATATTCGACCAAGCGGAAGTCTTTACTTTTTCAATGAAAACTCTGTGAGGGTTTTAAAAGCTTTGGTAGAAATGGAGCTGGAAAAATATCCGGAAGCTGAGGCTACTTTAGCGCCGGTGATTGGAGAATACACACTTGCAAATAGTTACGCCGATCTTTTTGGGGGTAATGCAAATACTCAAGAAGGTATCTTTGCTATTAATTTTGCTGACTTTGATGGAAATTCATACGCCTTCTACTACTTGGAATCGGGAGGACGTTATGAGGTAGCTCCAAGTGGAGATCTTTTGGCGGCTTTTGAAGAGGGAGATAATAGGACAAGTCAAATCATCGGGGAAGATCCGCAGATCTTCAAATTCAAAGATCCTGGGAGTGGGAGTGATGATGTTTATATTTTTAGATATTCACATGTTTTGTTAATGCAAGCCGAATTATTAGCACGCAAAGGTGATGCGACAGCATCTGATTATATAAATATGGTAAGAAATCGTGCTGGATTGGGGGATGTAAATTTAGATTCTAGCAATTTTATTGATCTAATAGCACATGAGAGATTTGTTGAATTTTATGGAGAGGATACAGATCGTTTGTTTACCTTAACTAGACTGGGGATTGCAGATGAGGAAATTTCCTCTAAGGATAATAATACTTTTATTCCTGAAAGAAATAATCTTTGGCCGATTCCGCAGCAAGAGATTGAAAGAAATTCGGCAATTTCAATTGAAGACCAAAACCCTGGTTATTAA
- a CDS encoding RagB/SusD family nutrient uptake outer membrane protein: MKKIYSLLCFLAILLLLGACSDRLDVEPRQQIPTDVAISTGENVENILTGVYDESSQEESYGGYMQIMADLYGFTDQATWYGTYQEPKEIYNKSIFTDNSFVRDLWLNGYAAINQANLVLENADLVDEDSRDRVKGEAYFLRALNYFDLNRFFSSPDHTLGVPLTLDGIIDIDQNLEIARAPADQVYQQVISDLQKAIELLPESNGARADKYSAEALLARVQLHIGHYEAARDAADDVIEYSGRSLTNTFADAFNNDTNSSEDLFAFQVNSQDGDNVLVVHYASTEFGGRGGDIAVNDAYLNMFGDSDDRGQFFYIGDYGDVLTSKYTNEYANISLIRLAEMYLIRAEANQRLDTEEGATPLEDINTLRARANADLLTEVTLDDILKERQLEMMFEGFLIWDYTRTGRPVGEIPADSPRLSFPIPLREMDANSLLVQNPGYGS; encoded by the coding sequence ATGAAAAAAATATATAGTTTATTGTGTTTTCTGGCCATCCTTCTCCTGTTAGGGGCATGTTCAGATAGATTAGATGTAGAGCCCCGGCAGCAGATACCTACAGATGTGGCTATCTCAACAGGAGAAAATGTTGAGAATATCCTTACCGGGGTATATGATGAAAGCTCTCAGGAAGAGTCATATGGCGGGTATATGCAAATCATGGCCGACCTGTATGGTTTTACCGATCAGGCAACCTGGTACGGTACTTACCAGGAACCAAAAGAGATTTATAATAAAAGTATTTTTACAGATAATTCATTCGTAAGAGATTTGTGGTTGAATGGTTATGCAGCTATTAACCAGGCAAATCTTGTGCTGGAAAATGCAGATCTCGTAGATGAAGATAGCAGGGACCGCGTTAAGGGAGAAGCCTATTTTCTGCGTGCTTTGAATTATTTCGATCTCAACCGGTTTTTCTCTTCGCCTGATCATACTTTGGGTGTGCCGTTAACTTTGGATGGGATAATTGATATTGATCAGAACCTCGAAATAGCAAGAGCACCTGCAGATCAGGTATATCAGCAGGTAATTTCAGATCTTCAGAAGGCAATTGAACTACTTCCTGAAAGCAATGGAGCTCGCGCCGATAAATATTCGGCTGAAGCCTTACTTGCCAGGGTGCAGCTGCATATTGGACATTATGAAGCAGCCAGGGATGCAGCCGATGATGTAATCGAATATAGCGGGCGCTCGTTAACAAATACTTTTGCCGACGCCTTTAACAATGACACCAATTCAAGTGAAGATTTATTTGCGTTCCAGGTGAACTCCCAGGATGGCGATAATGTACTTGTGGTTCATTACGCGAGTACTGAATTTGGCGGTCGTGGAGGTGATATTGCCGTAAATGACGCTTACTTGAATATGTTTGGAGATTCAGACGACAGAGGGCAGTTCTTCTATATCGGCGATTATGGTGATGTACTGACTTCAAAATATACCAATGAATATGCTAACATTTCTTTGATCAGGCTTGCAGAAATGTATCTGATCAGAGCTGAAGCAAATCAAAGACTGGATACTGAAGAAGGAGCGACTCCTCTTGAGGACATCAACACGCTTCGTGCCCGTGCGAATGCCGATCTTCTAACTGAAGTAACTCTTGACGATATACTTAAAGAAAGACAACTTGAAATGATGTTTGAAGGTTTCCTTATCTGGGATTATACCAGAACAGGGCGTCCTGTGGGTGAAATTCCTGCAGATTCTCCCCGATTGTCATTTCCTATTCCATTGAGGGAAATGGATGCCAATTCGCTGCTGGTTCAAAATCCAGGCTATGGAAGTTAA
- a CDS encoding ribonuclease HII — MLQSYNLKLTIAGTDEAGRGCLAGPVTAAAIILPNSFKNEILNDSKQVNSANRKLLKKIIEKEAVCFAVAHVFMEEIDKINILNASILAMHKALEQISINPDCIIVDGNRFKPFRKIPHECIIKGDGKFKEIAAASILAKTYRDEYMQRIHDEFPMYNWKKNKGYPTAEHRRAIREYGPCPYHRKSFRLLPEQLIMDF, encoded by the coding sequence ATGTTGCAATCTTACAATTTAAAATTAACAATCGCCGGAACCGATGAAGCCGGTCGCGGCTGTCTCGCCGGGCCTGTAACGGCTGCGGCCATAATTTTACCTAATTCCTTTAAAAATGAAATACTTAATGATTCCAAACAGGTAAATTCTGCTAACCGTAAACTGCTAAAAAAGATTATTGAAAAAGAGGCCGTATGCTTTGCGGTGGCTCATGTTTTCATGGAGGAAATTGATAAGATAAATATTCTCAATGCTTCTATACTGGCGATGCATAAAGCTCTGGAGCAAATTAGCATAAATCCAGATTGTATCATTGTTGATGGCAACAGGTTCAAACCTTTCCGAAAGATCCCGCATGAGTGCATCATAAAAGGTGACGGAAAATTCAAGGAAATCGCAGCAGCTTCTATCTTGGCAAAAACATATCGCGATGAGTACATGCAAAGAATCCATGACGAATTCCCCATGTACAACTGGAAGAAAAACAAAGGATATCCTACAGCCGAACATCGCAGGGCTATTCGGGAATATGGTCCCTGCCCCTACCATAGAAAGAGTTTCAGGCTTTTACCTGAACAGCTGATAATGGACTTTTAA
- a CDS encoding putative porin yields the protein MKKILFVFFFLMTAMLWSQRTGQKERPESLRKMDTAKEKKAPINLYKIITSENDTTYVDTTLTILKDYKFNYLRKDNFELLPFSNTGQTYNSLSYQKDYEETFPKFGARARHFNFMEAEDINYYYVPTPFTELYFKTVPEQGQQLDAFFTVNTTPNLNFSIAYKGTRALGKYQHILTSTGNLRMTINYSSDSNRYYAKAHFVSQDLLNEENGGLTEQAIQQYINKEPEFEDRSVLAVNFENAESTLFGKRFYIDHEFVLNNPLDSINRLSIGHILNYNYEKFVFTQSAAEKGIFGESFESSNLNDKTRMEKLLNELSLNYSNRTLGKLSFMAGYTGYKYGYNSVYIKPGDTIGNKLTGDIIHIGGNFKKQIGGFGLEASAQLHVTGDFPGNFLEASAFYEYDRNNYLRFGINQNSRKPNFNFLLYQSDYINYNWQNSFNNEIAQRLFGDFHSEKFGNLFGSLSQIQNYTYFTENDLGNVKPFQADGQVRYLKIKAEKGLDFGVFGIYNTLMYQNVLQGTDVLNLPEIVTRNSIYYKDYWFNKALYLQTGFTFKYFSKYQMDAYNPVLAEFYVQNEQELGGYPVVDFFFNAKIDQARIFFKLQHLNDLIQGNNNFTAPGYPYTDFLIRFGLVWDFFL from the coding sequence ATGAAAAAGATTTTATTTGTTTTCTTCTTTTTAATGACGGCCATGCTTTGGTCTCAACGTACTGGCCAGAAGGAGCGTCCTGAAAGTCTTCGTAAGATGGATACGGCAAAGGAAAAAAAGGCCCCCATCAATCTCTACAAGATCATCACCTCTGAGAATGATACCACTTATGTTGATACGACCTTAACCATCCTTAAGGACTATAAATTTAACTACCTTAGAAAAGACAATTTCGAATTATTACCCTTTTCAAATACTGGACAAACCTATAATAGCCTTAGTTATCAAAAAGATTACGAAGAGACTTTTCCCAAATTTGGCGCCAGGGCCCGGCATTTTAATTTCATGGAGGCTGAAGATATAAATTATTATTATGTCCCTACCCCCTTTACCGAGCTATACTTCAAAACGGTGCCTGAACAGGGACAGCAACTGGATGCTTTTTTTACCGTAAATACCACTCCAAACCTTAATTTCAGTATTGCTTATAAAGGAACTCGTGCTCTCGGGAAATATCAGCATATTCTAACCAGTACAGGGAATTTACGAATGACCATTAATTATAGTTCAGATAGTAACAGGTATTATGCCAAGGCTCATTTTGTTTCTCAGGACCTTCTAAATGAGGAAAATGGAGGGCTCACCGAACAGGCTATTCAGCAATATATTAATAAAGAACCTGAATTTGAAGATCGTTCAGTACTGGCAGTGAATTTTGAAAATGCTGAAAGTACCCTTTTTGGCAAAAGATTTTACATTGACCATGAGTTCGTGCTGAATAATCCTTTAGACTCCATCAACCGGCTTAGCATTGGGCATATTCTGAACTATAATTATGAAAAGTTCGTTTTTACCCAGAGTGCCGCAGAAAAAGGAATTTTTGGCGAGTCTTTTGAATCGAGCAATCTCAATGATAAAACTCGAATGGAAAAGCTGCTGAATGAACTTAGCCTTAATTATTCCAATCGAACACTGGGAAAATTGTCGTTTATGGCGGGGTATACCGGCTATAAATATGGTTATAATTCGGTTTATATCAAGCCGGGAGACACTATAGGAAATAAACTTACAGGAGATATTATACACATTGGCGGTAATTTCAAAAAACAAATTGGCGGTTTTGGTCTTGAAGCGAGTGCACAACTTCATGTAACTGGGGATTTTCCGGGAAATTTTCTGGAAGCTTCGGCTTTTTACGAATATGACCGAAATAATTATTTGAGGTTTGGAATTAATCAAAATAGTCGAAAACCCAATTTTAATTTCCTTCTTTATCAGAGTGATTATATCAACTATAACTGGCAAAATAGTTTTAATAATGAGATCGCTCAGCGCCTTTTTGGGGATTTCCATTCTGAAAAATTCGGAAATCTTTTCGGTAGTTTATCTCAAATTCAGAATTATACCTATTTTACCGAAAATGACCTGGGAAATGTAAAACCTTTTCAGGCTGACGGGCAGGTTCGTTATCTTAAAATAAAAGCTGAAAAAGGCCTCGATTTTGGCGTTTTTGGGATTTATAATACGCTTATGTATCAGAATGTGCTGCAGGGGACTGATGTTTTGAATCTTCCGGAGATCGTTACGCGTAATTCCATTTATTATAAAGATTACTGGTTCAATAAGGCCCTTTATTTACAAACAGGTTTTACATTCAAGTATTTTAGTAAATATCAAATGGATGCTTATAATCCTGTTTTAGCAGAATTTTATGTGCAAAATGAACAGGAGCTTGGAGGTTACCCCGTTGTTGACTTCTTTTTCAATGCAAAAATTGATCAGGCGAGAATATTTTTCAAGCTGCAGCATTTAAATGATCTCATCCAGGGTAATAATAATTTTACCGCTCCAGGTTACCCGTATACCGATTTTCTGATTCGTTTTGGGTTAGTATGGGACTTTTTTCTTTAG
- a CDS encoding SusC/RagA family TonB-linked outer membrane protein, whose translation MKKRLNGFLTLLLVLVVQIAFAQERTITGTVVGENGLPLLGVNVLVKGTEVGTQTDFDGMYKIEASQGDVLVFSFIGMERTEKTVGAENIINVTMVPDAQSLQEVIVVGYGEQTRKSLTTAVAKVDGEQIKSIATPTISGALQGSANGLQVNQNSGAPGGGFSVRVRGASSISGSNEPLYVVDGVPILSGSIGENDFFGGQNNDVLANINFSDIESIQVLKDASSAAIYGARGANGVVLITTKRGKAGKTSVEINSYAGFQEPINKYELFTAGQYYEFGDRAFESAFGVPGMLSKGMILGENILEREGAASLEDLYAMDFGDNYIDAVYRNSAVLVRQTDVTISGGSDRARFYTNFTDFNQEGAIKSQLFKRRSLSFNANFKANEKLDLDAGVSITQSFNRRVNGDNNIYGVLSTAVLERPGEDLFNEDGTYNTSSFIFSNPLQNALVDKSTSENLRIFSNLGLRYEIYKDLSFYSKASLERLDYNELVFNPATTRRGQGSNGYSYKGVYQINRWNVTNTLNYSKDVGNFDFTGLLGFSFEGTNTETTQVDGNQIPAGLELPGNAAVPTTAYNAIDENKLFSYFGRAGVSYLDKIFFEGTLRADASSVFGAGQQIGYFPAVSGAYIISDEDFFKNKTLTNWKLRASWGQTGNSTGLGNYGSRGLAYVRSYEGNPGLGVGQLAAPDLSWETTTQVNVGTDITLFDRIDLTYDYYVKTTDDLLLSRPLRNSSGFTSVAANVGKVENRGHEISLNARIFQGDFNWTTQFQAAYNKNEILSLEKDAAGEFIPIDRGFATRLAVGQSLSAFYGLQADGIYREGDDIPEALAARGIGPGDVKYIDINGDGNINANDRTFIGNALPKWTGNFRNTFRWNNFDLSANLQFEYDKDIYNNSLGFAGASGSYLFNKFASQLDYYTEDNQDATLPAPRYGSRQSYNNQDSDRFIEDASYVRLKEVVLGYTLNPEINGTPISLRIYIGGDNLWTETDYTGLDPEVNAFGSDNAARGTDFFTQGLNKVYKVGVNLKF comes from the coding sequence ATGAAAAAAAGATTAAATGGATTTCTAACACTTTTATTAGTGTTGGTGGTGCAAATTGCGTTTGCACAGGAAAGAACAATCACCGGGACGGTAGTTGGAGAAAATGGTCTCCCATTACTTGGAGTGAATGTTTTAGTTAAAGGTACGGAGGTTGGTACGCAGACGGATTTTGATGGAATGTACAAAATTGAAGCTTCCCAAGGAGATGTTTTGGTTTTTTCTTTTATTGGAATGGAAAGAACTGAAAAAACCGTTGGGGCTGAAAATATCATTAATGTTACCATGGTTCCGGATGCACAATCTCTTCAAGAAGTTATTGTAGTAGGATACGGTGAACAAACAAGAAAATCACTAACTACTGCAGTAGCTAAAGTAGATGGTGAACAAATAAAAAGTATCGCTACTCCAACAATATCCGGTGCTTTGCAGGGTTCAGCAAATGGTTTGCAGGTAAATCAAAACTCTGGAGCACCAGGTGGAGGTTTTTCAGTACGTGTTCGGGGAGCTAGTTCTATAAGTGGATCTAATGAGCCGCTTTATGTTGTAGATGGAGTGCCGATTTTGTCAGGTAGTATTGGAGAAAATGACTTTTTTGGAGGTCAAAACAACGATGTTCTGGCAAACATCAATTTCTCGGATATTGAATCGATCCAGGTTTTAAAAGATGCTTCTTCTGCTGCCATTTATGGTGCTAGAGGTGCTAATGGGGTGGTTCTGATTACCACCAAAAGAGGAAAAGCTGGAAAGACCTCTGTAGAGATTAATTCCTATGCAGGTTTCCAGGAGCCTATCAACAAGTATGAACTTTTCACTGCCGGGCAGTATTACGAGTTTGGAGACAGAGCTTTTGAAAGTGCTTTTGGTGTACCAGGTATGCTTTCTAAAGGTATGATTCTGGGAGAGAATATTCTTGAAAGAGAAGGTGCTGCTAGCTTGGAAGATCTGTATGCTATGGATTTTGGAGATAATTATATTGACGCAGTTTACCGTAATAGTGCAGTTTTGGTGAGACAGACCGATGTTACAATAAGCGGAGGATCTGATAGAGCGCGTTTCTATACCAACTTCACAGATTTTAATCAGGAGGGTGCCATAAAATCGCAATTGTTCAAAAGAAGGTCATTGTCTTTTAATGCTAACTTCAAGGCCAATGAAAAATTAGATTTGGATGCCGGAGTTAGTATTACCCAATCTTTCAATAGAAGGGTGAACGGCGATAATAACATTTATGGAGTTCTTTCTACGGCGGTGCTTGAGAGGCCAGGTGAGGATCTTTTTAATGAAGATGGAACCTATAATACTAGTTCGTTTATATTTTCCAATCCTTTACAAAATGCCTTGGTAGATAAATCAACCTCTGAAAACTTGAGGATCTTCTCTAATTTAGGGTTACGCTATGAAATTTACAAGGATTTAAGTTTCTATTCTAAGGCCTCCTTAGAGCGTCTTGACTATAATGAATTAGTTTTTAATCCTGCTACTACCAGGAGAGGCCAAGGATCTAATGGCTATTCATACAAAGGGGTATATCAAATAAACCGCTGGAATGTCACTAATACTTTGAATTATAGTAAAGATGTTGGGAACTTTGATTTCACCGGGTTATTAGGTTTTTCATTCGAAGGAACTAATACAGAAACTACACAGGTGGATGGGAATCAAATTCCTGCTGGTTTAGAGCTTCCAGGTAATGCCGCTGTGCCTACCACAGCCTATAATGCCATCGATGAAAATAAATTGTTTTCTTACTTTGGACGAGCAGGCGTGTCTTATTTAGACAAAATATTTTTTGAAGGAACCTTAAGAGCAGATGCCTCTTCAGTTTTTGGTGCCGGTCAGCAAATAGGATATTTCCCGGCTGTTTCTGGAGCGTATATCATTTCCGATGAAGATTTCTTCAAGAATAAAACTTTAACAAATTGGAAACTACGTGCTTCTTGGGGACAAACCGGAAACTCTACCGGTTTAGGTAATTATGGATCAAGAGGTTTGGCCTATGTACGATCTTATGAGGGTAATCCTGGGCTTGGTGTTGGACAATTGGCAGCTCCTGATCTTTCATGGGAAACTACTACGCAGGTGAATGTGGGAACAGATATCACCTTATTTGATAGGATAGATCTTACCTACGATTATTATGTAAAGACAACTGATGACCTACTTTTAAGCCGTCCTTTGAGAAACTCCTCTGGATTTACGTCAGTAGCAGCTAATGTTGGTAAAGTGGAAAACAGAGGTCATGAGATATCTTTAAATGCGCGAATTTTTCAAGGTGATTTTAATTGGACCACTCAGTTTCAGGCGGCATATAATAAGAACGAAATTCTTTCTTTAGAGAAAGATGCTGCCGGGGAATTCATTCCAATCGACAGAGGATTTGCTACAAGGCTTGCCGTAGGTCAATCTCTAAGTGCATTTTATGGTTTACAGGCTGATGGTATTTATAGAGAAGGCGATGATATACCAGAAGCTTTGGCTGCAAGAGGTATTGGCCCTGGGGATGTCAAGTATATTGATATCAATGGTGATGGCAACATTAACGCTAACGACAGAACCTTTATTGGTAATGCTCTTCCTAAATGGACTGGAAATTTTAGAAATACATTTAGATGGAACAATTTTGATCTGTCTGCAAACCTTCAGTTTGAGTATGACAAGGATATATATAACAACAGTTTAGGTTTTGCTGGTGCTTCAGGTTCATACCTATTTAATAAATTCGCTTCTCAATTAGATTATTATACTGAAGATAATCAAGATGCGACATTACCCGCACCTCGCTACGGAAGTAGACAATCCTATAATAACCAGGATTCTGATAGGTTCATTGAAGATGCTTCTTACGTGCGTTTGAAAGAAGTTGTTTTGGGTTATACTCTGAATCCTGAAATCAACGGTACTCCTATCTCATTACGAATTTATATAGGAGGAGATAATCTTTGGACGGAGACTGATTATACCGGCCTTGATCCTGAAGTTAATGCCTTTGGTAGTGATAATGCAGCGAGAGGGACTGACTTCTTTACGCAAGGTTTGAACAAAGTGTATAAAGTTGGTGTCAATCTTAAATTTTAA